Proteins co-encoded in one Ruegeria pomeroyi DSS-3 genomic window:
- a CDS encoding Hint domain-containing protein: protein MFGWKDKDTGESPAMAESMAVLDGLLITGQGGLLAGTSVASNFGWQPVEALKVGDKVLTFDHAMQTVADIQRETVTLPAGLPAALRPVRLPEGVCHNRRDLWMMPDQGLLVECEAALDALGDPYAVVPARMLRGYRGITDDLPGERVEVTTLAFHQDEVIYVEGGLLAHCPVPRQVLDGADLLQPTLYDRLDGAAARFLVNCLIDDDDDHALGCDPADLPNLPMRPPRPGHPLAANPFA from the coding sequence ATGTTCGGATGGAAAGACAAGGACACAGGGGAAAGCCCGGCCATGGCGGAATCCATGGCGGTGCTCGACGGTCTGCTGATCACCGGGCAAGGGGGGCTTCTGGCGGGAACGTCGGTGGCCTCCAATTTCGGCTGGCAACCGGTCGAAGCGCTCAAGGTGGGGGACAAGGTGCTGACCTTTGACCATGCCATGCAGACGGTGGCCGATATCCAGCGGGAAACGGTGACATTGCCGGCTGGCCTGCCGGCGGCGCTGCGCCCGGTGCGGCTGCCCGAGGGCGTGTGCCACAACCGGCGCGACCTGTGGATGATGCCCGATCAGGGGCTGCTGGTGGAATGCGAGGCGGCGCTGGATGCACTCGGCGATCCCTATGCGGTGGTTCCCGCGCGCATGCTGCGTGGCTATCGCGGCATCACCGACGACCTGCCCGGCGAGCGGGTCGAGGTGACCACGCTGGCCTTCCACCAGGACGAGGTGATCTATGTCGAGGGCGGGCTGCTGGCCCATTGTCCGGTGCCCCGTCAGGTGTTGGACGGAGCCGATCTGCTGCAACCGACGCTTTATGACCGGCTCGACGGGGCGGCGGCGCGGTTTCTGGTCAATTGCCTGATCGACGATGATGACGATCACGCATTGGGCTGCGATCCCGCCGACCTGCCGAATCTGCCGATGCGCCCGCCGCGCCCCGGTCACCCGTTGGCCGCCAACCCCTTCGCCTGA
- a CDS encoding sulfotransferase family 2 domain-containing protein, which yields MIISPGRGYIFVHIPKTGGTSLALALEARAMKDDILIGDTPKAIRRRGRLKGVQARGRLWKHSTLADIEGLIAPEVLAGLFAFTLVRNPWDRAVSYYHWLRGQTFDHPAVHLARQLEFEGFVTAPQTLAAFRAAPAPSYMRRVDGVEHCAAYIRLEHLETDLAPLTAHLGFALDMPRANRSERAADYRSYYSDHAAEALGAACASDIARFGYRFD from the coding sequence ATGATCATCTCACCCGGTCGCGGCTATATCTTCGTGCATATCCCCAAGACGGGCGGCACCTCGCTGGCGCTGGCGCTCGAAGCGCGGGCGATGAAGGATGACATCCTGATCGGCGACACGCCCAAGGCGATCCGGCGGCGCGGCCGTCTCAAGGGGGTGCAGGCGCGCGGACGGCTGTGGAAACATTCGACGCTGGCCGATATCGAGGGGCTGATCGCGCCCGAGGTTCTGGCTGGCCTCTTTGCCTTTACCCTGGTGCGCAACCCCTGGGACCGGGCGGTCAGCTATTACCATTGGCTGCGGGGGCAGACGTTCGATCACCCGGCGGTGCATCTGGCGCGGCAGCTGGAGTTCGAGGGCTTCGTCACCGCTCCGCAGACGCTGGCGGCCTTTCGCGCGGCCCCGGCCCCCAGCTATATGCGCCGCGTCGACGGGGTGGAACATTGCGCCGCCTATATCCGGCTGGAGCATCTGGAGACCGATCTGGCGCCGCTGACCGCGCATCTGGGCTTTGCGCTGGATATGCCGCGCGCGAACCGCTCCGAGCGCGCCGCCGATTATCGCAGCTATTATTCTGACCATGCCGCCGAGGCGCTGGGCGCGGCCTGTGCAAGCGATATCGCGCGCTTTGGTTACCGCTTCGACTGA
- a CDS encoding DMT family transporter, with protein MQAETNSAPLAAALYMIAAMSIIGVIDNYVIRLAESIGLWQFHFMRSLMMLPLVGLMSLMGLGGLFPRRKGWVLLRSLLLTVAMLFYFSALAFMPIAQALAGLFTSPIFVLLVTAFGLRQRIGPWRILAVLMGFAGILFVLQPDPGAFDATVLIPVAGGFFYALGAVVTRRHCAGESTAALLGAMVTALGLTGLGGLIWLALFPATPLPGPDGFVARGWVWPMAEAMPWVALQAVGSATAVFMLIRAYQLGEPSYVSVFEFSVMIFGPLFAWVVLGVGLGPWQMLGIGLIVLAGAIIALRSG; from the coding sequence ATGCAGGCAGAAACCAATTCGGCCCCCCTGGCGGCGGCGCTCTACATGATCGCGGCGATGAGCATCATCGGCGTAATCGACAATTACGTGATCCGGCTGGCCGAGAGCATCGGGCTGTGGCAGTTCCACTTTATGCGTTCGCTGATGATGTTGCCCCTGGTGGGGCTGATGTCACTGATGGGGCTGGGTGGGCTGTTTCCGCGCCGCAAGGGCTGGGTCCTGCTGCGCAGCCTTCTGTTGACGGTGGCGATGCTGTTCTATTTCAGCGCGCTGGCCTTCATGCCGATTGCCCAGGCGCTGGCGGGCTTGTTCACCTCGCCGATCTTCGTGCTGCTGGTGACCGCTTTTGGCCTGCGTCAGCGGATCGGACCCTGGCGCATCCTGGCGGTGCTGATGGGCTTTGCCGGTATACTCTTCGTGCTGCAACCCGACCCCGGCGCCTTTGATGCGACGGTGCTGATCCCGGTGGCGGGTGGGTTCTTCTACGCGTTGGGCGCGGTGGTCACCCGCCGCCATTGCGCAGGCGAGAGCACGGCGGCGCTGCTTGGCGCGATGGTGACGGCGCTGGGCCTGACCGGTCTCGGCGGGCTGATCTGGCTGGCGCTGTTTCCCGCCACACCGCTGCCCGGGCCGGACGGGTTTGTCGCGCGTGGCTGGGTCTGGCCGATGGCCGAGGCGATGCCTTGGGTCGCGCTGCAGGCGGTGGGATCGGCCACCGCCGTCTTCATGCTGATCCGGGCCTATCAGCTGGGCGAGCCCTCCTATGTCTCGGTCTTCGAGTTCTCGGTGATGATCTTTGGTCCGCTCTTTGCCTGGGTGGTGCTGGGTGTCGGCCTGGGGCCATGGCAGATGCTGGGCATCGGGTTGATCGTGCTGGCGGGCGCGATCATCGCGCTCAGATCGGGTTGA